CGACGCTCGGGGAGAACCACCGCAGCGACCACGCATCCGTCGCATCACCGCTCGCAGGCGGTACGAGGAACGCGGTCTCCGAGAGGTTCATCTCCGCGGCGACCGACTGCATCCACCTCGCGTCGCGCGCCTCGTCGAGGAAGCAGACGGCGGCCGGGTTGCCGGCGAAGGGTGCAGCCGTGAACGCGTCGACGTGCAGCAGCGGCGGCATCACGGCGACCGTAGTGGCGAACGCGGCGCTCGCCGCACCGGTTTATTCCGGGGCTTCGATGATGACGAGCACGTCGCCGGCACCGACGGTGTCGCCGGTCGCGACCCGCAGTTCCTTCACCGTGCCCGCGATCTCGGCGTTGATGTGGTTCTCCATCTTCATCGCCTCGAGCACGAGCAGTGCCTGACCGGCCTCGACCGCGGCGCCGATCTCGACGAGCACCTTCACGATCGTGCCCTGCATCGGCGCGGCCACGGTCCCGCCGCCCACCGCGCCGCTACCGGTCGAGCGCGTCGGTGCCTTCGTCCGTGGCGCGCGCGCGGCGTTCGCCGTCCGCGCCGGCGCCGCGGCGACGGGCGTCTCGTCGACCCACACCTTCACCGTGAAGCGCTTGCCGTCGACCTCGACCGGCACCGTGCGCTCGACGAGCGGTGCCTTCTCCTCACCGTCTTCCGAGGGCGCGGTCGCTGCGAATTCGGGTTCGGCGAACAGCGACGGGTCGAGCTCGTCCTCGACCCACTTCGTCGAGTGCTCGACCGCGGCGAAGTCGGGATGACCGACGAGCACGATGTCGGCCGGCACCGTCGTCTTGATGCCCGCGATCTCGAGCTCGCGCAGCGCGCGCAGCATGCGCGCGATCGCACGATCGCGATCCGCGGCGTGCACGACGAGCTTGCCGACGAGGTTGTCGTAGTACTGCGAGATCTCGTCGCCCGCTTCGTACCCGCCGTCCCAGCGCACACCGGGACCCGAGGGCACGCGCAGCTTCGTGATCGGCCCGGGCGACGGCAGGAACTTCTTCGCCGGGTTCTCCGCGTTGATCCGACATTCGATCGCGTGGCCCTGCAGCTTCACCGACCGTTGCTTGAGCGAGAGCTTCTTGCCCGACGCGATCGAGATCTGCTCGGCGACGAGGTCGAGGCCGCTCACCTCTTCGGTGACGCAGTGCTCGACCTGGAGCCGCGTGTTCATCTCGAGGAACCAGAACTCGCCGTCCTGGTAGAGCATCTCGACGGTGCCCGCGTTCACGTAGCCGCAGGCGAGCGCGACCTTCACGGCGGCTTCGCCCATCGCGGCACGCGTGTCGGCCGGGATGTTCGGTGCGGGCGCCTCTTCGATGAGCTTCTGGTGCCGGCGTTGGGTGGAGCAGTCGCGATCGCCGACGTAGATGCCGTTGCCGTGCGAGTCGCACAGCACCTGGATCTCCACGTGGCGCGGCCGCGTGAGGTAGCGCTCCATGTACGCCTCGGGGCGACCGAAGTAGGCCTGCGCCTCGCGCGTCGCGGACTCGAACGCGGACGCGGCCTCGTCGGCCGAGTGCACGACCTTCATCCCGCGCCCGCCACCGCCGTACGCGGCCTTGATCGCGATGGGGTAGCCGAACTCCTGGCCGAAGGCGTGGATCTCGGAGACCTCGCCGATCGGCGTCGTCGTGCCCGGTACCGACGCGACCTCGGCGCGCGCGGCGGCGAGTCGCGACGAGATCTTGTCGCCCATGACCTCGATCGCCGCGGGCGGCGGACCGATCCACACCGCGCCGGCGTCGGTGAGCGCGCGAGC
This Acidimicrobiia bacterium DNA region includes the following protein-coding sequences:
- a CDS encoding acetyl-CoA carboxylase biotin carboxylase subunit; translated protein: MLSKILIANRGEIAVRVMRTCRELGIATVAVYSDLDRDALHVRYADEAYSLGGQTAAESYLNTEQMLWALEQSGADAVHPGYGFFSENAEFARALTDAGAVWIGPPPAAIEVMGDKISSRLAAARAEVASVPGTTTPIGEVSEIHAFGQEFGYPIAIKAAYGGGGRGMKVVHSADEAASAFESATREAQAYFGRPEAYMERYLTRPRHVEIQVLCDSHGNGIYVGDRDCSTQRRHQKLIEEAPAPNIPADTRAAMGEAAVKVALACGYVNAGTVEMLYQDGEFWFLEMNTRLQVEHCVTEEVSGLDLVAEQISIASGKKLSLKQRSVKLQGHAIECRINAENPAKKFLPSPGPITKLRVPSGPGVRWDGGYEAGDEISQYYDNLVGKLVVHAADRDRAIARMLRALRELEIAGIKTTVPADIVLVGHPDFAAVEHSTKWVEDELDPSLFAEPEFAATAPSEDGEEKAPLVERTVPVEVDGKRFTVKVWVDETPVAAAPARTANAARAPRTKAPTRSTGSGAVGGGTVAAPMQGTIVKVLVEIGAAVEAGQALLVLEAMKMENHINAEIAGTVKELRVATGDTVGAGDVLVIIEAPE